GAGAATGCCTGTGCTGAAGATATGGATATGATATAATTTGAACCTATTGCTGGCAGCTCAACTTACACCAAATGAACGCATCATTGATTCAAATGGCTAAAGTGTGGCTGGAGAGGTTCCTTTTTTGGCCAAATCTGCATCGCAATCTGTGGCGGTGCTTGTCGATTTTCTTGTTGCGTCACCCCGCCTTATCCGCCACCTGACTTGATTCCAACCATCTCCGAACTTGGCCATTTGAATCCCTAaaccaaggaagaagaaaaaaaaccatcACCAACTCCTCCtatctcggcatcttccaaCTCCTCATTAAACCCTTTCCAAACTTCCTCTCAGAAACTCCCTCCGACTAaacctctccatctccaaaaccGCAATCATGTCCAATCGCCAACTCGCCCGCGACATGCAAGTCGAATTCCAAGCCCGCTTCCAGGCGAAACAGGCCCGGCGCGAGGCCCAAAAGGCCGCCAAGCAGGACCCGatcctcaagaagcagatCCAGGACCTGctcaagaagggcgagacGCAAAAGGCCTaccaaaaggcaaagatgctGCTCTCCAAGCAGGCGCTCGCCGCCCAGATGGACCAGATGGCCGACATGGCCGAGCTCTCGTCGGCTCAGATCCAGGCCAACAATGCCATGAACAGGATGACGCAcatgatggcctcgtcaTCGCGCACGATGAACCTGGCCCAGAAGAACACCAATCCCGAAAAGGTTTGTTTctgtttcccccccttttgGATCAATCAATTCATTCGCTAACCCGGGCTTGCCTGCACCCAGACCCTCGTTACCCTGGAACAGTTCAAGCAGCAAAACGAAGAATACGCCATGACAAACGGCATCTACCAGGACGCCATCACCCAATCCACCTCCGTCCAAGTCGGTGAGGACGCCGTTCACGAACTCCTCGGCAAGCTCGCCGACGACGCCGGCCTGGAACTCAGCTTCGAGCTCAACAAGGCGACGCCCCAGACCGCCGAGCCGCAGACGGCGGAGCCGacggccgaggaggaggacaagctgcagcagaggcTGCGTGCTCTGCGCGCTTAGATTTTCGTGGGAATTATTTagcgttttttctttcttttgtcttccCCCTACTTGTTGTTATACACTGCGGTCGACATAAAGGACGAAGTGAAATGTACGGAAATGACCCGGCGGGCTGCAATTTTCCAgtgattttttctcttgctgtTTGCACAGGGGTTTTGGCGTTTCTTATGGGATGGAGGGCTTGCTTTCGTTTAGGGGTTTAATGGGATCGAACTGAACTGGATCAAGAACATGTTGAGGAGTTTAAGCATTAGAGCTGCAAACACTTTGTGCTCAACTTCTTGCGATTTTCTTGCTTTGCTACCTCAGGGGCCTGTTTGATATGCCATACCCATTCATACAAaacatacatacatacataccaAGGGCCTTATTTACCACCTATACATACATGTGCAAATGCCATAGTTCTGGTGTCTCTATTCGTTTCCCCAGATCTTCTCCTGTCGTAACCGTCATAAACCATTCCAATCCAATGTACACCGACATGATAAAACCCTTGCAAGTCTAACTATGAGACCCTTTACCTCACACATGCAGAAATGCCTTTTAAAAACCgtacatcatcatcctgCTCACATGTACAGACTCGCCACCGCCGTAATGTCCCTCTTGATCATCTCCTGCGcctgctgcatcttctgATACAGCTCCGGATCGCCAATGATCCTCGCCGCGTTCTTCACCTCTCTGCACGTCTCGTCTAGACGCGTAATCGTCCGCACAATGGTGCCCTCGAGGACATCCGTCAATGCCGTGATGTTCTTGAAGCTCATGCCCCTGGCCCACTCATACACCACCTCCATGAGGCCGAAGCGGGGCCTCGACACAAAGTCGTTTGAGTCTTCGCTGGACTGAATTACTTGCAGTCGTGTCTGCACGTCATTGACCTTTTcggagatggcgatgatggtgtCACGACCACGCTCGAGATTGCCGGTCAAGGTAGGTTCCGTGAGCGTTTTCTCCTGAAAGACAAACGAGGACAAGAGGGCGGCAATTTCGGCGGGGTCAAAGTCGGCAAGGACATTGTCGAGGATGAGTTCGGTGAGGACGAGCTCATCGCCCGAGTGGACTTCGCAGGCTaccttgcccttgagctgAATACGTGATGAGTCGTCGATAAAGTCGAGCTCTCTGAGGACTTGAACGCGCTGTTCGTAGTCGGGGAGTAGCTGAAGATTTTGATCCGAGAGAGATTGCTTCAACTGGGCAATGTGCTCTGTGATGAGCCACTCATCGTGGCACATGGCAAACTATAATTCATTAGTAAAACCAACTTTGAAGAGGAACAGTTCCAAGATATCAGCAAGACTTACGTGCTTCAAAAAGGACGGGCACTTTGTGGCCCCAGAGTTGGCCATTGTCTTGGACAGCTGGAATCTCTTCTCAATCATCTCCTGTAGTTGCAAGCTCTTGACCTTGCTCATGTCCATCTCGTCCCACCGGTCATCCCAAGACGCGCAGACCTCCTGTATCTTGTCCAGCGCCTCTTGGCCGGCTTGTTTACCTTTGAAAATCTCGGGTATAACTCCCTTTAGAACCCACCGGGTAAGGCATTCGACATCGTTCAGGGGGACGAACATATTCTTAGTAGTAAGTCGCTTCTTCCCCTGAGGAAGCTTTTGCATGTATTTGCGGAACGCGGGAATGAAGGGTAGCTGGTCCGTTACGTCGCGCCGCTCCCTTAACGGCTTAATGGCACAGACATGCAAGATGGGCTCTTCAAAGGACCCCTTGGGACTCATGCCCTCGGCAAGGAGTATACCGGCTGTGCGGATGCCTTCCCAGTTAAAGACGATCAGCCGCTGCGGCGTAAACATCCTTCGGCCGATGGAAATCTTGAGCAAGGCCTTGTACAACTCCGTCGTCAGCCGCTTGTAGTCTTGAGCGGCCTGGTGGCACTCATCTACCACGCCATCGCAGACTTTGCACGACTCTCGCTTAACCTTTGCAAGATCTGCTTGAGCGAGCTTGACATCCTTTTCGTGCTCtggcagaagctgctgtGTTGCATGCTCCGAAAAGCTTCTCTTGATcatctcttcaatcttgaGTGCTTCCACTCTCAGCAAGTTGAGAATCATGTTATAAGTCAGCCTGAACTGAGACTTTAGCTTCGATGGCTCTCCCAGGATCATGTTGCGCAGCTCGGCAACAGGAGGTGCTTCGTCGCCGCCAGGGGGcacgatgatgacggagccgactttgtcaagacCACGACGCCCAGCACGGCCAGCCATTTGCGTGTATTCGCCGGGCAAAAGGTTGCGGAACGAATGGCCATCGTGCTTGCGGTATCCAGAAAATACTACCGTTCGGGTGGGCAGGTTGAGACCCATGGCGAACGTCTCGGTTGCAAACAAGACTTTGACAAGCGTCCTTGCGAACAAAATCTCCACCAGCTCCTTTACAATGGGCAGCAAACCGCCATGATGCACCGCGATGCCTCTGGCTAGGAGCTCCCGGAGCCTGATGATCTGTGGTAGGACTCGGTCCTCGGGCTTGAGACGGGCAATAGACTTTTCAATCACCATGTGAATGGCGCTCTTCTCCGAAGCCGTACAGAAATCTTGGTTGCTTAACGCATCTGCGTTTTCCTCGCATCGCTTCTTGGAAAAGACGAATATGCAGGCCGGCAGAAGAGTCTGTTTCCGTAGATACTGAACCATGTGAACCCATATGTTCTTGTCTTGTGCAGCTGATGATCGTCCGCCGGGGGCTCCAGCGCGGCCCATGTGTCCTGGATTATGGCTCGCTCGAGGaggtcctcctcggcctctctGCTGGCCGCCTCCACGACCTCCGCGTTGTTGCTGGCCTCCTCTTTGGGGACCGCCTCGACCACCACCGCCCCGCTGATTTCCCTGAGAACTGCCTCCCCGGATCAGGACCGTGTTGGTGGCAGGCGTCTTTTCCTTACTCTGAGTTGCCTTATGTGCATCTTTCCAACCGCTCTCTAAGAACTTCTTTTCTGAATCTACAATCTTGTGAATGTTCTTGCCGGCCCAAAGGTAGTGTTCCAGAGGGACTGGTCTCTTGGCAGTAGAAATGACATAAATGTCTCTTTGCTTAGTTCTACCAACCCAGGAGGCAAACTCGTGAGTGTTGGGGACGGTGGCCGACAGCAAAATGAGAGAAATGTGTTCGGGCAGCATAATGATGACTTCCTCCCACACGACACCACGCTCGTAGTCGTTGACGTAGTGAACCTCGTCGAAGATGACAAACTCGACATCGCGAATCAAGTCTGCTCCGCGGTACAGCATACTGCGCAGAATCTCCGTGGTCATGATGAGGCAGCTAGCCTCAGGATTGATCTGGACGTCACCTGTCAAGATACCGACCTCATCGAACTCCTGTCGAAAGTCGCGGAATTTCTGATTGCTAAGAGCCTTGATTGGGGATGTGTAGATGGCCTTGGTCATATGCTTGGCTGCCAGGGCAATGGCATACTCGGCCACAACAGTCTTTCCGGCAGAGGTGTGCGCCGCAACAAAGACGGAGTCACCATTTTCTAGGTGATACACGGCTTCCTTTTGGAAAGTATCCAGCTCAAAGGGCCACTCTCGAGCCATGTCGGGGACGAGTTCTCTGAAATTGGGCATGTCGTGCTTGATGTCAACCATGTGTGCCCATTCACGCCCAGCCTTTTTGGCACTAGACGCTGCGAGAACACCATGAGGCTCAAGAGACGGAAATTCCACGGGCAGCAGGTCGTCGATGTCATCTTCgttctcctcgtcctctgcTGAATCTCCTGATACCTCAGCGGGTGAcgattcctcctcctggTTGACATCTTTTGCATCTTCGGGGtcctcttcaagctcctGCTTAATCGCAGCAGCGGCATCCTCATCCACTaccgtcttcttggcaaagtcAATGCCACGGTCCATCCCGGGAGCAATCTGTAGCAACCCTCCTTCATCACCCAGCTGGATCACCCTCTCCAATTTGCTTCCAGCCGCGGCATCATCAGTACCAGTCACTCCGCCGTGAATCTGATCCTCCAAGGCGGCAGTAGCCTCAATACCCTCCAGCCCACCAGGCgcaaaaggaaagaaacCAGCAGCTCCCCTGACAAAATCCGCCCTACTGGCCGGCTTCCGGAGAAGACTGGTCGAGTTCTTTGCCGTGGCACCGCTCATGGGCACAGTCACATTCTTGTATCCTGTCACGCGGCCCTCGAGTCCGTGGCGCAAGAACCTCGTCAAGGTGCGCGTCTGGGGCGGTGCAATCTTGAACAGGGCCGTGTAGTCGGCCTCAAAGTCCCATCTCTGCTGTAGACGGTCCAGCCATTCGACGGAGAACTCGGGAGAGGGCATGAGCAGCTCATTTTCCAGGCGCTGCTTGAGCTCTTGGGGGTTTTGGAGCCGCCGTTTCCTGGGCCCGGAGCTGGGGATGCCCTCGTCCTGAGACGCCAGAAGGGCATCGATGCCAGCCATGGCGTAGAGCAGCTGGATATTGAGATGATATGCTACTTGGGCCTTGGTTTTACTTTGTCTGATCAAAGAAGAGGTGATTCTTCAGCTGATGAAATGTGTGATGGCAGTTGAAATGATTGACAGGCCTCAGGTGCTGTGAAGCTTAAGAGGTTAAGTTGCCCCGCCATGGGAAATGCGGGTCTGGGCTGCAGGCAATTGAGAGCTGGCAAGGGCTCTATTGGGACTTGGATTGGGCTCTGGACTACGGACAGTTGATTTCAACCTCATGGTAATATAATGAATGAATGGAGGATGAATACCAACGTGTTTGTGCAATTGAATTGTCCGTTTTTGAATGGTTTAGTGTCTAGGATAGGGGACTGTCTATTATAGGCAGCCAGAAAAGATATGCATCTTACACAGGGCGTCTCTTCTAATGAAACGACCTGTACAAACAAAGACAATATCTTCAGTCTCACAACAGCCATTGCAAACACAATGGCACGGCAAAGGGCATGTACGTGAAAAAGCGCATAGGTaattacgagtacaagtcCATTATTTTCCTCTCCGTCCGTCTATTGAGAATTTTTTCTGACCAGAGGTCCAACAGAATTGCTAGCCTGATGCGCTTCACCACTCCCCCTGAAGTCAAAATCCCCTCCATCCGATTTGATTCCACCCCTCCTTTGAGATATTATACCGTCAGCCCGGATAGCCGCCccctcttgtttctttctttctttatttttaatgTGTTCATATCCGTTAGATTGAAAACAAGATTGTAGATTTCATAGTTCTTAGCGCTGGGAGTTTACAATCGCAGCATCTTGGCGGCAAAGTTCTCAATCAGCTGCTCGTTGGGGAAGgacatctcctccagcttctggGCGTAGGGAGTGGGCACCTCGGCACCGGTGACTCGCTGGGCAGGGCCGTCAAGGTAGTCAAAGGCATACTCCATGGACAGGGCGAGGATCTCAGCACCAACACCGAAAGCAGGGTAGCCAGACTCGACGACAAGCAGACGGTGGGTCTTCTTGATGGACTGGACAATGGACTCAAGATCCAGGGGCTTGATGGATCGCAGGTTGATGacctcagcctcaacaccGTAGTTCTTCTTCAGGTTCTCGGCGGCAACGAGGGACTGGCCGACGCATCGGGACATGGTGACAATGGTAAGGTCCTTGCCGGCACGCTCAACCTTGGCCTTTCCAAAGGGGATGACGAAGTCGTCCTTCTGGGCAGCCTCGGACATGGGGAAGCTCTGGCCGTACATGAGCTCGTTctcgaggacgacgacgggGTTGGGGTCGCGgatggcggccttgagcAGACCCTTGGCGTCTTCGGAGCTCCAGGGGGAGACGACCTTGAGACCAGGGATGCTGCCGTACCAGGCAGAGTAGTCCTGAGAGTGCTGGGCAGCGACACCGGCAGCGAAGCCGTTGGGGCCACGGAAGGTGATGTTGCAGGGCTGGATACCACCAGACATGTAGAGGGTCTTGGCAGCGGAGTTGACAACATGGTCAATGGCCTGCATGGCGAAGTTGAAGGTCATGAACTCGCACTATAAAACGGAAAGGTTTGTCAGTTGATATTGCAGTCACAACCAAGGagaattggaaaaaaaagaagatgccatgTCTGTACAAGCCAAATACAAGAACAGGGACAGGGGCATGTGCATCGACATCATATAGCAATGGCAGATATGGAgatataaaagtataaaacTCACCACAGGGTGCAGTCCGCTCAGGGCGGCACCGGTAGCCAGGCCGGCAAAACCCATCTCGGTGATGGGAGTGTCAATGACACGCTGCTCGCCGAACCGATCCAGCAGTCCCTTTGTGACCTTGTACGCTCCGTTGTACTGGGCAACCTCCTCACCCAGGATGAAGACCTTGGGAttggcctcgagctcctcgGCCAGAGCCTCGTTGAGGGCATCTCGGACAGTGTACTCCTTGACGCCAGCGCCCTCGGCGTACGCCCTGCTCTGCGACGATCCGCCAAAGTAGACGGGGCGCGCAATGGCCTGTGAAAAGGACGGCGCATTCGCCTTGATGGATGTGGCAGCTCGTGTCGAGGCAGCCAGACGAGCTGCGGGCCGGAGGAATCGGGACATGGcgggctgaggctgaggattGGCTGCTTGAAATATTTATCGACAAGAGGACACGAAACCGCTCGCAGCTAGCCGTCTGCTGTCTACCTAGACGGGGGACAGGCGGGAATGGCAGAGGGAGTTGGGGAGAGAGGCTTTGGTGTTTTGTGCTCTGGAGCGGTTTTAGTTTAGCTGGAGGCTGCTCCCAAAAAAGACCAAGAGGGAATTTCCGGCCCCAAGCAAAAAAATTCCCCAAAAAGCTCGTCCAGCCAATGGAGCACagccaactttttttttttttgcgccTTTGCGAGCTACAGCTGGGTTCTGCCCGCTAATGGCCAGGGCCTTACAGCGGGACGTTGGCGCTGAACCCGCCTGTAATCTTTGTTGGGGAGGACCAAGGATGGGTGCTGACTAAGGTGCCTCTCCGCTGCCGGAGGCTTTTTCGCCGCGATAAAGCGACGGGTTGTCGAATCAGAAGGGCGAATTGGGCTGCGATAATGCATCTGCCGGAACTAAGCGGGATCAGATCAATTAAAGATAAGGCAGCGACTGGAGCGTGGACAACACTTTTGATGGTGTAGATGAAATGGCtcacaagaacaagaacacGCAGACAGCAGAACAAGTTGGCGAAATGGTCATTTCATGCAAAAAATAGagaaattattaaaaagaTGCAGCGTTTTGCATCTTTTGCTGTAGCCATTACATATGCGTACAATAAATGTGCCGATTGTTTCATCAGCAATGCATCGTCATCCCGTTCAAGTAATCATGCTCGACGCcgcttttttttatatatccTCCCACTGGGGTCGCTCATTACTCCACGTCAATCAAGGTATCAAAATCCAAGATGGTATCAATTGCTTGGTCCCCTTCACACATACACACgcactctcttcttcccctcccccctgtcCGTGTTTAAGCGGAAGGCTTGCGGCCAACCATCAGGTACATGGGAGTGAACAGGTGCTCGCGGCCACCAGCAACCAGGCAGTCGGCAGCGAGAGCCAAGCTGTcggccgtcttcttggtgccGGCAGGGGCAAGgccaatcttctccagcagacCAGCCAGGTTGTGGGCAATGGTGCGGCC
This genomic stretch from Trichoderma breve strain T069 chromosome 1, whole genome shotgun sequence harbors:
- a CDS encoding transketolase, pyrimidine binding domain-containing protein — protein: MSRFLRPAARLAASTRAATSIKANAPSFSQAIARPVYFGGSSQSRAYAEGAGVKEYTVRDALNEALAEELEANPKVFILGEEVAQYNGAYKVTKGLLDRFGEQRVIDTPITEMGFAGLATGAALSGLHPVCEFMTFNFAMQAIDHVVNSAAKTLYMSGGIQPCNITFRGPNGFAAGVAAQHSQDYSAWYGSIPGLKVVSPWSSEDAKGLLKAAIRDPNPVVVLENELMYGQSFPMSEAAQKDDFVIPFGKAKVERAGKDLTIVTMSRCVGQSLVAAENLKKNYGVEAEVINLRSIKPLDLESIVQSIKKTHRLLVVESGYPAFGVGAEILALSMEYAFDYLDGPAQRVTGAEVPTPYAQKLEEMSFPNEQLIENFAAKMLRL
- a CDS encoding snf7 domain-containing protein, which translates into the protein MSNRQLARDMQVEFQARFQAKQARREAQKAAKQDPILKKQIQDLLKKGETQKAYQKAKMLLSKQALAAQMDQMADMAELSSAQIQANNAMNRMTHMMASSSRTMNLAQKNTNPEKTLVTLEQFKQQNEEYAMTNGIYQDAITQSTSVQVGEDAVHELLGKLADDAGLELSFELNKATPQTAEPQTAEPTAEEEDKLQQRLRALRA